The nucleotide window GATCACGATGAGCGCGGACAAGTTTCAGAATATACCTTACTTGCGAAACCGTTTGGTAAACTGACATAAGCTTTCATATTTTAAATGAAACTTGCAAACCGCTCAGGCGAACTGCTTTTGAATAACGGCAAAGTATGCATCCCAGTCTTTAAAATTTAGCCAATTTTATAAAAAAATTAGTCGTTAATGTCAAATTTATTTATAGTTTTATAGGATAAGTTTGTTTTATAAGGTTTCAAGTTGTATAAGATGGTATATTGATCAAATGGTTTCTCACTTTAGCATTTTGCTGAAACCAGCTAAGTAATTATATTTATTCAAATTTTATAGAAAATAGACTTTTTGCGACCGTCGTGTCAGAAAGCTAACCCGAAAAAATATTTGCACATTGGCATAGTATTTATGGGAGGTGAGGATTGGTTACTCGTATTTTAATTTTCCGAATTTGTAACCTTCCAATCGGGGATGGCATCTAATTGTTCTTAAACCATTTGTTTATCCTAAATTTAGTGCACAACGGTCAAATAACATATTACTGACAGCATTATGTATTCCACTTTAAATTGTTAAACTTCCACAACAGTTTCTTGACAAATGCGTAAAAAATTAATTTATTACCCTACACCTAATCGCCAAACCCTAACCTAATGATTAAGAGAGCTGACTATGTTTGAAAACTTAGATCCCACTCTATTGGCACGCATTCAATTTGCGTTTACGATTTCATTTCACATCTTATTCCCGGCATTTACCATCGGGCTGGCCAGCTGGCTGGCGGTGCTCGAGTGGCGCTGGCTGAGAACCGGCAATCAGATCTACGCCGATGTTTATCGCATGTGGGTTAAAATCTTTGCGGTCACCTTCGGCATGGGGGTGGTTTCCGGTGTGGTCATGCCATTTCAGTTCGGTACCAACTGGTCCAGATTTACGGATGTCGGCGGCAACATCATTGGGCCGTTGCTCGGTTATGAGGTTTTGACGGCCTTTTTCCTGGAAGCTTCATTTCTGGGAATCATGCTGTTCGGCTGGAACCGCGTCAGCCCCAAAATGCACTTCGCTTCCACAGTCATCGTTGCGGTGGGGACAATGATTTCGGCCTTCTGGATTTTATCAGTCAACAGCTGGATGCAGACGCCACAGGGATTCCAGGTAGGCTCGGATGGACTGCTGCATCCCACCAGCTGGCTGGAGATCATCTTTAACCCCTCGTTTCCCTATCGATTCGTGCATATGATTACTGCTGCTTATCTGACGACTGCCTTTACCGTGGCAGGTATTGGCGCCTACTACCTGTGGAGACAGCGTCATGTGCAGCACGCCCGCGTCATGTTCGGCATGGCCATGATTATGGCTATCTTTGTTGCCCCCATGCAGCTCTTCTTCGGTGATTTGCATGGCCTCAACACGTTCAAGCACCAGCCAGCCAAATTGGCTGCCATGGAAGGTCTTTGGGAGACCCAGAGCGGCGCACCACTGGTCCTTTTCGCCCTGCCGGATCAGGAAGCAGAAACCAACA belongs to Desulfobacterales bacterium and includes:
- a CDS encoding cytochrome ubiquinol oxidase subunit I, translating into MFENLDPTLLARIQFAFTISFHILFPAFTIGLASWLAVLEWRWLRTGNQIYADVYRMWVKIFAVTFGMGVVSGVVMPFQFGTNWSRFTDVGGNIIGPLLGYEVLTAFFLEASFLGIMLFGWNRVSPKMHFASTVIVAVGTMISAFWILSVNSWMQTPQGFQVGSDGLLHPTSWLEIIFNPSFPYRFVHMITAAYLTTAFTVAGIGAYYLWRQRHVQHARVMFGMAMIMAIFVAPMQLFFGDLHGLNTFKHQPAKLAAMEGLWETQSGAPLVLFALPDQEAETNRFAIEIPKLSSLIITHSLDGEIKGLKEWPKDERPPVALVFWAFKIMVGLGSLMVLTGLVALILHFKKQLFDTRWFQLWCMALTPAGFIAVLAGWHVTEVGRQPWIVQGLMRTSDATSPVAGTSLAISLIAFVIVYIFVFGAGSYYILKLIGKGPEGKPEAYGDHGVEKPPIVTDVAGEKGDQHV